In Nocardioides cavernae, a single genomic region encodes these proteins:
- a CDS encoding acyl-CoA dehydrogenase family protein, whose product MDFTYDDEQQALREAVRGLLATTYADHEARRRTVADDPGFDRALWGRLAEMGVLGLPFSEADGGVGAGPVEIGIVCQELGRVLAPEPYLSAVVHAGGLVAAVGTAEQKADLLGRLSAGEIVLAAADTSPGGRWASRADGVRASVSAGSWTLDGVADPVMGGASADHLVVTAALPDGGTGVFVVDASAAAVTGYVAADLTRAASVRFEASAATPLGEPGRDLSPSIATISDLTRIMGANQALGVMQSQVRATTDYLKSRKQFGVTLNTFQALTFRAADMYVSLELAHSTVDWATMTIAGGDREVVADAADRVGLQVSRAARHIGQEAIQLHGGIGMTAEYSVGVGTAHLTVLEQWLGNAGHHLTRLAARVTDHEMVDAI is encoded by the coding sequence ATGGACTTCACCTACGACGACGAGCAGCAGGCCCTGCGCGAGGCGGTCCGAGGCCTGCTCGCGACGACGTACGCCGATCACGAGGCGCGACGCCGCACGGTGGCCGACGACCCGGGCTTCGACCGCGCGCTGTGGGGCCGGCTGGCCGAGATGGGCGTCCTCGGGCTGCCGTTCAGCGAGGCCGACGGCGGCGTCGGTGCCGGGCCCGTCGAGATCGGGATCGTGTGCCAGGAGCTCGGCCGGGTGCTCGCCCCCGAGCCCTACCTCTCGGCGGTGGTGCACGCCGGCGGCCTCGTCGCCGCCGTCGGGACCGCCGAGCAGAAGGCCGACCTGCTGGGCCGGCTCAGCGCCGGCGAGATCGTGCTGGCCGCGGCCGACACCTCGCCCGGCGGTCGCTGGGCCTCGCGCGCGGACGGCGTACGCGCCTCGGTGTCCGCCGGCAGCTGGACGCTCGACGGCGTGGCCGATCCCGTCATGGGCGGTGCGTCCGCCGACCACCTCGTCGTCACCGCCGCCCTGCCCGACGGCGGCACCGGCGTGTTCGTGGTGGACGCCTCCGCGGCGGCGGTCACCGGCTACGTCGCGGCCGACCTCACCCGCGCGGCGAGCGTCCGGTTCGAGGCGAGCGCCGCCACGCCGCTCGGCGAGCCCGGCCGCGACCTGTCGCCGAGCATCGCAACGATCAGCGACCTGACCCGCATCATGGGCGCCAACCAGGCGCTCGGCGTGATGCAGAGCCAGGTCCGCGCGACGACCGACTACCTCAAGAGCCGCAAGCAGTTCGGCGTCACGCTCAACACGTTCCAGGCGCTCACCTTCCGCGCCGCCGACATGTACGTCTCGCTCGAGCTCGCCCACAGCACCGTCGACTGGGCCACGATGACGATCGCCGGCGGCGACCGCGAGGTCGTGGCCGACGCCGCCGACCGCGTCGGGCTCCAGGTGTCGCGGGCAGCGCGCCACATCGGGCAGGAGGCCATCCAGCTCCACGGCGGCATCGGCATGACCGCGGAGTACTCCGTCGGGGTCGGCACCGCCCACCTCACCGTGCTCGAGCAGTGGCTCGGCAACGCCGGGCACCACCTCACGCGACTCGCCGCCCGCGTCACCGACCACGAGATGGTGGACGCGATCTGA
- a CDS encoding GNAT family N-acetyltransferase → MSPRIAPVDPTDDTAFAAWHHVYETSAKHELGEVATPWQLEELRATMQGAGTHSWSGAWSVVADGLTVGAGWMRTPLLDNLELAELDVHVLPAHRRAGTGSALLALLEDEARSRGRRVLTGLSSWPYGAGPGGEGAPGPEFARARGYDLALSEVQRVLRLPVDDDLLGGLAGDAARAHPAYTLRSWSGPVPDDLLQGWAEITSILATEAPTGDLELEPEAASTDAVREREATVSRQGRTKYNAVALSSTGEVVAYSDLATTVHEPGRAYQWGTLVRREHRGHRLGVAVKVANLRLLQRERPDITRLTTYNAEVNSHMIGVNEALGFRPVARLGDFQKKLDRP, encoded by the coding sequence ATGAGCCCGCGCATCGCTCCGGTCGACCCGACCGACGACACTGCCTTCGCGGCCTGGCACCACGTCTACGAGACCTCGGCGAAGCACGAGCTGGGCGAGGTGGCGACGCCGTGGCAGCTCGAGGAGCTGCGGGCGACGATGCAGGGCGCCGGGACCCACAGCTGGTCGGGCGCCTGGTCGGTCGTCGCGGATGGGCTGACGGTCGGAGCGGGCTGGATGCGGACGCCGCTGCTGGACAACCTCGAGCTCGCCGAGCTCGACGTCCACGTCCTCCCCGCGCACCGCCGTGCCGGCACCGGCTCGGCGCTGCTGGCCCTGCTGGAGGATGAGGCCCGCTCGCGCGGGCGTCGGGTGCTGACCGGTCTCTCGTCGTGGCCGTACGGCGCCGGGCCGGGCGGTGAGGGTGCCCCGGGGCCCGAGTTCGCCCGGGCGCGCGGCTACGACCTGGCGCTGTCGGAGGTGCAGCGCGTGCTCCGGCTGCCGGTCGACGACGACCTGCTGGGCGGGCTCGCCGGCGACGCGGCCCGCGCGCACCCGGCGTACACGCTGCGCTCGTGGAGCGGGCCCGTGCCCGACGACCTGCTGCAGGGGTGGGCCGAGATCACTTCGATCCTTGCGACCGAGGCGCCCACCGGCGACCTCGAGCTCGAGCCGGAGGCGGCCAGCACTGACGCAGTCCGCGAGCGCGAGGCCACCGTCAGCAGGCAGGGGCGGACGAAGTACAACGCCGTCGCGCTGTCGTCCACGGGGGAGGTGGTGGCCTACTCCGACCTCGCCACGACGGTCCACGAGCCCGGGCGCGCCTACCAGTGGGGCACCCTCGTGCGCCGCGAGCACCGCGGCCACCGGCTCGGCGTCGCGGTCAAGGTCGCCAACCTGCGGTTGCTGCAGCGCGAGCGCCCCGACATCACCCGCCTGACGACCTACAACGCCGAGGTCAACAGCCACATGATCGGCGTCAACGAGGCGCTCGGCTTCCGGCCGGTCGCTCGGCTGGGGGACTTCCAGAAGAAGCTCGACCGGCCCTGA
- a CDS encoding SigE family RNA polymerase sigma factor: MSPAARSTAVVDFGSYVAARRPALLRWARAVAGDPHSAEDLLQDSLVRVLPRWEGLRERAAADAYVRRTITRQYVSWQRQPWRRDEVASADLPEKAPDVGPGPVTDPPGRLWDLVVALPPQQRAAVALRYYEQLSVAETAAVLGCSTGTVKSNTSRGIAALRRLAAHQAAAR; this comes from the coding sequence GTGTCCCCGGCCGCACGGTCGACCGCGGTCGTCGACTTCGGGTCGTACGTCGCCGCGCGACGACCCGCGCTGCTCCGCTGGGCCCGCGCCGTCGCCGGCGACCCGCACAGCGCGGAGGACCTGCTCCAGGACTCCCTGGTCCGGGTCCTCCCCCGCTGGGAGGGACTGCGCGAGCGTGCGGCCGCCGACGCCTACGTCCGGCGCACCATCACCCGGCAGTACGTCAGCTGGCAGCGCCAGCCGTGGCGGCGCGACGAGGTCGCGTCGGCCGACCTCCCGGAGAAGGCTCCGGACGTCGGTCCCGGCCCGGTCACGGACCCGCCGGGCCGCCTCTGGGACCTCGTCGTGGCACTCCCGCCCCAGCAGCGCGCCGCCGTCGCCCTGCGCTACTACGAGCAGCTCAGCGTCGCCGAGACCGCCGCCGTCCTCGGCTGCTCGACCGGCACCGTCAAGTCCAACACCAGCCGCGGCATCGCGGCGCTCCGCCGGCTCGCCGCCCACCAGGCAGCGGCCCGATGA
- a CDS encoding acyl-CoA dehydrogenase family protein, whose translation MQLELSPADAEFRGRMRDVFTTKVSPEIRDTVLEGRHLTRDQIVEAQRTLNAEGLAVPHWPVEWGGQDWTELQRHLWHEEMQRAGVPIPLAFNASMIGPVIAHFGTQEQKERFLPATANLDIWWSQGFSEPDAGSDLASLRTTAVRDGDDWVVNGQKTWTTLGQHGDWIFTLVRTDPEVKKQAGISMLLIDMTTPGVEVRPIELIDGGHEVNEVWFTDVRVPGDLLVGELNGGWTIAKFLLGNERVGVAPVGATKRALAAVKANAGPLMDDPLVRARVAELENELLALELTALRVVAHSSDGAPHPASSVLKLRGTELQQAVSELALDLAGPASLAARAGDDSPQEGWARRSAPTYLNLRKASIYGGSNEIQRQIISRTILGL comes from the coding sequence ATGCAGCTCGAGCTCAGCCCCGCGGACGCGGAGTTCCGGGGAAGGATGCGGGACGTCTTCACGACCAAGGTGTCGCCGGAGATCCGCGACACGGTCCTCGAGGGCCGCCACCTCACCCGCGACCAGATCGTCGAGGCGCAGCGGACCCTCAACGCCGAGGGACTCGCCGTGCCGCACTGGCCCGTCGAGTGGGGCGGCCAGGACTGGACGGAGCTCCAGCGGCACCTGTGGCACGAGGAGATGCAGCGCGCCGGCGTGCCCATCCCGTTGGCCTTCAACGCGTCCATGATCGGGCCCGTGATCGCCCACTTCGGCACGCAGGAGCAGAAGGAGCGCTTCCTGCCCGCCACGGCCAACCTCGACATCTGGTGGTCGCAGGGCTTCTCCGAGCCCGATGCCGGTTCCGACCTCGCATCCCTGCGCACGACCGCGGTGCGCGACGGGGACGACTGGGTGGTCAACGGCCAGAAGACGTGGACCACGCTCGGCCAGCACGGCGACTGGATCTTCACGCTCGTCCGCACCGACCCCGAGGTGAAGAAGCAGGCCGGCATCTCGATGCTCCTCATCGACATGACCACCCCGGGCGTCGAGGTCCGGCCGATCGAGCTGATCGACGGTGGCCACGAGGTCAACGAGGTGTGGTTCACCGACGTGCGGGTGCCGGGCGACCTGCTGGTCGGGGAGCTCAACGGCGGCTGGACCATCGCCAAGTTCCTGCTCGGCAACGAGCGTGTCGGCGTGGCGCCCGTCGGTGCGACCAAGCGGGCGCTGGCCGCCGTGAAGGCCAACGCCGGTCCCCTGATGGACGACCCCCTGGTCCGCGCACGCGTCGCCGAGCTCGAGAACGAGCTGCTCGCCCTCGAGCTCACCGCCCTGCGCGTGGTGGCGCACTCCTCGGACGGCGCTCCGCACCCGGCCTCGTCGGTCCTCAAGCTGCGCGGCACCGAGCTGCAGCAGGCCGTGAGCGAGCTCGCGCTCGACCTCGCCGGGCCGGCCTCGCTCGCCGCCCGCGCCGGTGACGACTCGCCGCAGGAGGGCTGGGCGCGGCGGTCCGCGCCGACCTACCTCAACCTGCGCAAGGCCTCGATCTACGGCGGGTCCAACGAGATCCAGCGCCAGATCATCAGCCGCACGATCCTGGGACTCTGA
- a CDS encoding ABC-F family ATP-binding cassette domain-containing protein, which translates to MGHVDVAGVRYELPDGRVLLDDVSFRVGDGQKVALVGANGAGKTTLLRIVTGDLKPHAGVVTRSGGLGVMRQFVGHGGADETVADLLLSVAPADVRRWSEEVAAQELRLMDDDSEPVQMAYAEALGHYGDVGGYDLEVVWDKVTTAAMGMPYDRARYRALTTLSGGEQKRLVLEYLLQGPDQVLLLDEPDNYLDVPGKIWLEERIRESPKTILFISHDRELLNNTATRIVTVELGSAGNLVWTHPGGFASYHEARAERFERFEELRRRWDEEYAKLRAQMLMYKQKAAYNSDMASRYQAAQTRLKKFEEAGPPTEQPREQQVKMRLKGGRTGKRAVVCTDLELTNLMKPFDLEVWYGERVAVLGSNGSGKSHFLRLLAAGGSDPDIEHQPVGVPPAPVSHTGTAKLGARVRPGWFVQTHEHPELVGRTLLEILHRGDDHRDGMGREAASRVLDRYELAHAGEQKFESLSGGQQARFQILLLELSGATLLLLDEPTDNLDVQSAEALEAGLEAFDGTVLAVTHDRWFARGFDRFLVYGADGEVYEPDGPVWDEGRVSRAR; encoded by the coding sequence GTGGGTCACGTGGATGTCGCCGGAGTGCGCTACGAGCTGCCGGACGGGCGGGTGCTGCTCGACGACGTCAGCTTCCGCGTCGGCGACGGGCAGAAGGTCGCGCTGGTCGGCGCCAACGGTGCCGGCAAGACCACGCTGCTGCGGATCGTCACCGGCGACCTCAAGCCGCACGCGGGCGTCGTGACCCGCTCGGGAGGCCTGGGCGTGATGCGGCAGTTCGTCGGCCACGGAGGAGCCGACGAGACGGTCGCCGACCTGCTGCTGTCGGTGGCGCCGGCCGACGTGCGCCGGTGGTCCGAGGAGGTGGCGGCCCAGGAGCTGCGGCTGATGGACGACGACAGCGAGCCGGTGCAGATGGCCTACGCCGAGGCGCTGGGCCACTACGGCGACGTCGGGGGCTACGACCTCGAGGTGGTCTGGGACAAGGTCACCACCGCCGCGATGGGGATGCCCTACGACCGTGCCCGCTACCGCGCGCTCACCACGTTGTCCGGCGGCGAGCAGAAGCGGCTCGTGCTGGAGTACCTGCTGCAGGGCCCCGACCAGGTGCTGCTGCTCGACGAGCCGGACAACTACCTCGACGTGCCCGGCAAGATCTGGCTCGAGGAGCGGATCCGCGAGTCGCCCAAGACGATCCTCTTCATCAGCCACGACCGCGAGCTGCTCAACAACACCGCCACCCGGATCGTGACGGTCGAGCTGGGCAGCGCGGGCAACCTCGTGTGGACCCACCCCGGTGGCTTCGCTAGCTACCACGAGGCGCGCGCCGAGCGGTTCGAGCGCTTCGAGGAGCTGCGCCGCCGCTGGGACGAGGAGTACGCCAAGCTGCGCGCGCAGATGCTGATGTACAAGCAGAAGGCGGCCTACAACTCCGACATGGCCAGCCGCTACCAGGCCGCCCAGACCCGACTGAAGAAGTTCGAGGAGGCCGGGCCGCCCACCGAGCAGCCGCGCGAGCAGCAGGTGAAGATGCGGCTCAAGGGTGGGCGCACGGGCAAGCGCGCGGTCGTGTGCACCGACCTCGAGCTGACCAACCTCATGAAGCCGTTCGACCTCGAGGTCTGGTACGGCGAACGGGTGGCGGTGCTCGGCTCCAACGGCTCCGGCAAGTCCCACTTCCTGCGGCTCCTCGCCGCCGGCGGCAGCGACCCCGACATCGAGCACCAGCCCGTCGGCGTACCTCCCGCACCGGTCTCGCACACCGGCACCGCCAAGCTGGGCGCGCGGGTCCGGCCGGGCTGGTTCGTGCAGACGCACGAGCACCCCGAGCTGGTCGGCCGCACCCTGCTGGAGATCCTGCACCGCGGCGACGACCACCGCGACGGGATGGGCCGGGAGGCGGCCAGCCGGGTGCTGGACCGCTACGAGCTGGCGCACGCCGGCGAGCAGAAGTTCGAGTCCCTCAGCGGTGGGCAGCAGGCGCGGTTCCAGATCCTGCTCCTCGAGCTGTCCGGGGCGACGCTGCTGCTCCTCGACGAGCCCACCGACAACCTCGACGTGCAGTCCGCCGAGGCGCTGGAGGCCGGGCTCGAGGCCTTCGACGGCACGGTGCTCGCGGTGACCCACGACCGGTGGTTCGCCCGCGGCTTCGACCGCTTCCTGGTCTACGGCGCCGACGGCGAGGTCTACGAGCCCGACGGCCCGGTGTGGGACGAGGGCCGGGTGTCACGCGCCCGATGA
- a CDS encoding acyl-CoA dehydrogenase family protein has product MDLSLTEEQEAFRHLARDFLEREAVPHRMRWDHDESVDLAIVPKMAELGFFGLTIPEEYGGVGGDYVTYSLAMEELGRADSALRGIVSVSSGLVGKSILDHGTEEQKQDWLPRLASATALGCFGLTEPGTGSDAGNLTSRAVRDGSDWVLDGQKLFITNGTWADVALVFARTSDDGPRGVTAFLVPTDSPGFEAREVTNKLGLRGQATAELFLSGVRVPDSARLGEVGRGFKIAMGTLDKGRLAVASGCVGIVQGCLEASVAYARERTQFGKPIASFQLVQDLIAGISLDADAARLLAWRCADLIDRGEPFGVAASKAKLFASEAAVRAANNAIQVHGGAGYVDDFPVAKYLRDARVMTLYEGTSQIQKLIIGRAETGISAFG; this is encoded by the coding sequence ATGGACCTCTCGCTGACCGAGGAGCAGGAAGCCTTCCGCCACCTCGCCCGCGACTTCCTCGAGCGCGAGGCCGTGCCCCACCGGATGCGGTGGGACCACGACGAGTCGGTCGACCTCGCGATCGTGCCGAAGATGGCCGAGCTGGGGTTCTTCGGTCTGACCATCCCCGAGGAGTACGGCGGCGTCGGGGGCGACTACGTCACCTACTCCCTCGCCATGGAGGAGCTCGGCCGGGCCGACTCCGCTCTGCGCGGCATCGTGTCGGTGAGCAGCGGGCTGGTCGGCAAGTCGATCCTCGACCACGGGACCGAGGAGCAGAAGCAGGACTGGCTGCCCCGTCTCGCCTCCGCCACCGCGCTCGGCTGCTTCGGGCTGACCGAGCCCGGCACCGGTTCCGACGCGGGCAACCTCACCTCCCGGGCGGTGCGCGACGGGTCGGACTGGGTGCTCGACGGGCAGAAGCTCTTCATCACCAACGGCACGTGGGCCGACGTGGCGCTGGTCTTCGCCCGCACGAGCGACGACGGCCCGCGCGGCGTGACGGCGTTCCTCGTCCCGACCGACTCCCCCGGCTTCGAGGCCCGCGAGGTCACCAACAAGCTCGGGCTGCGCGGCCAGGCGACCGCCGAGCTGTTCCTGTCCGGCGTACGCGTCCCGGACTCTGCTCGCCTCGGCGAGGTGGGTCGGGGGTTCAAGATCGCGATGGGCACGCTCGACAAGGGTCGGCTCGCGGTCGCGTCGGGGTGCGTCGGGATCGTGCAGGGCTGCCTCGAGGCGTCGGTGGCGTACGCCCGTGAGCGCACGCAGTTCGGCAAGCCGATCGCGTCGTTCCAGCTCGTGCAGGACCTGATCGCCGGCATCTCGCTCGACGCCGACGCCGCCCGTCTGCTGGCGTGGCGGTGCGCCGATCTCATCGACCGCGGCGAGCCCTTCGGGGTCGCGGCCTCCAAGGCCAAGCTGTTCGCGTCGGAGGCCGCGGTGCGCGCCGCCAACAACGCGATCCAGGTGCACGGCGGGGCGGGCTACGTCGACGACTTCCCGGTCGCGAAGTACCTCAGGGACGCGCGGGTGATGACGCTCTACGAGGGCACGTCGCAGATCCAGAAGCTCATCATCGGCCGCGCCGAGACCGGCATCAGCGCCTTCGGCTGA
- a CDS encoding glycosyltransferase — protein sequence MTAPPYGTSVPGNRWDLAPDTARRRRVSVVVTHFEQQDQLDRTLAALRRQTRPADEVVVADDGSRRAPAVPAGVRLVRQHDDGFRAAAARNLGVAASTGELLVLLDADTAPEPAFVERMVALPEALPEALVVGRRRHADLAGSSLEQPIEQVAPPLELPEPAWLRDAHAASRDLLDADASSHRFVISAVLACSRWWYDESGGFDETFRAYGGEDWDFAHRSWAAGGLLAHRPDAVAWHDGPDAGSRERDAASLLAETVAVADRTSAPGTTWRGLARGPADLVVTCAPALADAELLITVDSLLAALPRAVVRLSERHRDLVGADPRVVAADADLPASARHHLEVRRGLFGDGDAWVALLDGLDGCAGSREIGDGRAELQDVRLLRRAARWGRPDLAPAGPSLATSLHPWTEDVTLASWLGGWA from the coding sequence ATGACAGCCCCGCCCTACGGCACCTCGGTGCCGGGCAACCGGTGGGACCTCGCGCCCGATACCGCCCGTCGCCGGCGGGTGTCGGTGGTGGTCACCCACTTCGAGCAGCAGGACCAGCTCGACCGCACGCTCGCGGCACTTCGCCGCCAGACGCGCCCGGCGGACGAGGTCGTCGTCGCCGACGACGGGTCGCGGCGAGCGCCCGCGGTCCCGGCCGGCGTGCGGCTGGTGCGGCAGCACGACGACGGCTTCCGGGCGGCCGCCGCGCGCAACCTCGGCGTGGCGGCCAGCACCGGCGAGCTGCTGGTGCTGCTCGACGCGGACACTGCTCCCGAACCGGCCTTCGTGGAGCGCATGGTCGCCCTCCCCGAGGCGCTCCCGGAGGCGCTGGTGGTGGGGCGCCGCCGGCACGCCGACCTCGCGGGCTCCTCACTGGAGCAGCCGATCGAGCAGGTCGCGCCGCCGCTCGAGCTGCCCGAGCCCGCCTGGCTGCGTGACGCCCACGCCGCCAGCCGCGACCTGCTGGACGCCGACGCCAGCAGCCACCGCTTCGTCATCAGCGCGGTCCTGGCCTGCAGCCGCTGGTGGTACGACGAGTCCGGCGGCTTCGACGAGACGTTCCGCGCCTACGGCGGGGAGGACTGGGACTTCGCCCACCGGTCGTGGGCCGCGGGCGGTCTGCTGGCGCACCGGCCCGACGCGGTCGCCTGGCACGACGGCCCCGATGCGGGCTCGCGGGAGCGCGACGCTGCCTCGCTCCTGGCCGAGACCGTGGCCGTCGCGGACCGCACGTCCGCGCCGGGCACGACGTGGCGGGGCCTCGCACGCGGCCCGGCCGACCTCGTCGTCACCTGCGCCCCGGCCCTCGCCGACGCCGAGCTGCTCATCACGGTCGACTCGCTGCTGGCGGCGCTGCCGCGAGCCGTCGTACGCCTCTCCGAGCGGCACCGTGACCTGGTGGGCGCCGACCCGCGGGTCGTGGCCGCCGACGCGGACCTGCCGGCTTCGGCGCGGCATCACCTCGAGGTGCGCCGCGGCCTCTTCGGTGACGGCGACGCCTGGGTCGCGCTCCTGGACGGCCTCGACGGGTGCGCGGGGTCCCGCGAGATCGGCGACGGCCGCGCCGAGCTGCAGGACGTGCGCCTCCTGCGCCGCGCCGCGCGCTGGGGTCGCCCCGACCTGGCGCCAGCGGGACCGTCGCTCGCCACGTCGCTCCATCCCTGGACCGAGGACGTCACCCTCGCGTCGTGGCTCGGCGGGTGGGCATGA
- a CDS encoding S1C family serine protease, which translates to MSDGQTPQYGGPQHPQHPRPADDNPYQRASSGWTGTDPHPTQPQPTYPGLPLQLATHAPSRERKGRGRTGLAAAVVATSLLVGGGAGIGGAAWWDATQDGSGGSSQASPVSTSTVSSQSQAPAADGSVESVAQKVLPSVVKIDVTTAEGGASGSGIILTADGTILTNNHVVEGAEAGSLTVSFDDGTSAKAEVLGTDPLTDTAVIKAEGVSDLTPATIGKSANLGVGESVVAIGSPFGLDATVTSGIVSALDRPVNVGSDDQGNSTTYPAIQTDAAINPGNSGGPLVDLTGAVIGINSSIRTAASQSPYGGGQSESGSIGLGFAIPIDEVMPIVDQMASGETPTHARLGIQVGDAQTGDAAGAVVREVTPGSTADKAGLGSGSVITKVDDQRITGADSLVATIRSYRPGDSVSVTWTSGGKEQSADLVLDSDATQG; encoded by the coding sequence ATGAGCGACGGACAGACCCCCCAGTACGGCGGCCCGCAGCACCCGCAGCACCCGCGGCCCGCCGACGACAACCCGTACCAGCGCGCCTCCTCCGGGTGGACCGGCACGGACCCGCACCCCACGCAGCCGCAGCCCACGTACCCCGGGCTTCCGCTCCAGCTGGCCACCCACGCGCCGTCCCGTGAGCGCAAGGGGCGGGGCCGGACCGGTCTGGCCGCCGCTGTCGTCGCCACGTCCCTCCTGGTCGGCGGAGGGGCCGGCATCGGCGGTGCCGCCTGGTGGGACGCCACCCAGGACGGGTCGGGCGGCTCGTCGCAGGCGAGCCCCGTGTCGACGTCGACGGTGTCGTCGCAGTCGCAGGCCCCCGCGGCCGACGGCTCCGTGGAGTCGGTGGCCCAGAAGGTGCTGCCCAGCGTCGTCAAGATCGACGTCACCACGGCCGAGGGGGGCGCGTCGGGGTCCGGCATCATCCTCACCGCCGACGGCACGATCCTGACCAACAACCACGTGGTGGAGGGCGCCGAGGCCGGCAGCCTCACCGTGTCGTTCGACGACGGCACCAGCGCCAAGGCCGAGGTCCTCGGCACCGACCCGCTCACCGACACCGCCGTGATCAAGGCCGAGGGGGTCTCCGACCTCACCCCGGCCACGATCGGCAAGTCCGCCAACCTCGGTGTCGGCGAGAGCGTCGTCGCCATCGGGTCGCCGTTCGGTCTCGACGCCACCGTCACCAGCGGCATCGTCAGTGCCCTCGACCGTCCGGTCAACGTCGGCTCCGACGACCAGGGCAACTCCACGACGTACCCCGCGATCCAGACCGACGCGGCCATCAACCCCGGCAACTCCGGCGGCCCGCTGGTCGACCTGACCGGCGCGGTGATCGGCATCAACTCCTCGATCCGCACCGCGGCGTCGCAGTCGCCCTACGGCGGCGGCCAGTCGGAGTCGGGCTCGATCGGCCTCGGGTTCGCGATCCCCATCGATGAGGTGATGCCGATCGTGGACCAGATGGCCTCGGGCGAGACCCCGACGCACGCACGGCTCGGCATCCAGGTCGGTGACGCGCAGACCGGTGACGCCGCAGGCGCCGTCGTGCGCGAGGTGACCCCGGGCTCGACCGCCGACAAGGCGGGCCTGGGCTCGGGCAGCGTCATCACCAAGGTCGACGACCAGCGGATCACCGGTGCCGACTCCCTCGTCGCGACCATCCGCTCCTACCGCCCCGGTGACTCGGTGAGCGTCACCTGGACGAGCGGCGGCAAGGAGCAGAGCGCGGACCTCGTGCTGGACTCCGACGCGACACAGGGCTGA
- a CDS encoding LLM class flavin-dependent oxidoreductase: MARRVGMTTRRGLFVAPFDALADPRIVGDLAAEAEAAGWDGFFVWDHLLYGDRVAAIADPWTCCAAVALRTERLLFGPMVTPLPRRRPQVLARQAASLAVLSGGRLVLGLGLGDDWVGEFSAFGDEADPQVRGRMLDDGLAVLTGLLSGETVDHEGEHHAARDVRFRPAPRVPLWLAGRYGNRAPLRRAASYDGFFVIGLDGPADLDTVTADLAAHEPGPGFDVVVDLQPDQDPAEWLDRGASWVLTRVGPYDLDLDDVRRIVRAGPA; encoded by the coding sequence GTGGCTCGGCGGGTGGGCATGACCACCCGCCGCGGCCTCTTCGTCGCCCCCTTCGACGCCCTGGCCGACCCGAGGATCGTCGGCGACCTCGCCGCCGAGGCGGAGGCGGCCGGCTGGGACGGCTTCTTCGTCTGGGACCACCTGCTGTACGGCGACCGGGTGGCCGCGATCGCCGACCCCTGGACGTGCTGCGCCGCGGTCGCCCTGCGCACCGAGCGGCTGCTGTTCGGGCCGATGGTGACCCCGCTGCCGCGCCGCCGGCCGCAGGTGCTGGCCCGCCAGGCCGCGAGCCTGGCCGTCCTGTCCGGTGGCCGCCTCGTGCTGGGCCTCGGGCTCGGCGACGACTGGGTGGGCGAGTTCAGCGCGTTCGGCGACGAGGCGGACCCCCAGGTGCGCGGCCGGATGCTCGACGATGGCCTCGCGGTCCTGACCGGTCTGCTGAGCGGTGAGACCGTCGACCACGAGGGTGAGCACCACGCCGCGCGCGACGTCCGCTTCCGCCCGGCGCCGCGGGTGCCCCTCTGGCTGGCCGGCCGGTACGGCAACAGGGCTCCGCTGCGGCGTGCGGCGTCGTACGACGGCTTCTTCGTCATCGGACTGGACGGTCCCGCCGACCTCGACACCGTCACCGCGGACCTCGCCGCCCATGAGCCGGGGCCGGGTTTCGACGTGGTCGTCGACCTGCAGCCCGACCAGGACCCCGCCGAGTGGTTGGACCGCGGGGCCTCGTGGGTGCTCACCCGCGTCGGACCCTACGACCTCGACCTCGACGACGTACGTCGGATCGTCCGTGCGGGACCGGCCTGA
- a CDS encoding GNAT family N-acetyltransferase has translation MSAPPTSTPASPWLPTDFRHPTRVEVPFGHHLRPIRAEDTDLDMVAVMGSRERLWSIYGEAWGWPPADMTHEADRADLARHAAEMETHESFNYALLDTDETALLGCVYIDPPEKPGADAEISWWVVDECVGTELEAALDELVPRWIAADWPLERPRYVGRDLTWAEWLALPDLPR, from the coding sequence ATGTCGGCACCGCCCACCAGCACCCCCGCGTCGCCCTGGCTACCCACCGACTTCCGCCACCCGACCCGGGTCGAGGTCCCGTTCGGGCACCACCTGCGTCCGATCCGCGCCGAGGACACCGACCTCGACATGGTCGCCGTCATGGGCTCGCGCGAGCGGTTGTGGAGCATCTACGGCGAGGCGTGGGGGTGGCCACCGGCCGACATGACGCACGAGGCCGACCGTGCCGACCTGGCCCGCCACGCTGCGGAGATGGAGACGCACGAGTCGTTCAACTACGCGCTCCTCGACACCGACGAGACGGCGCTGCTGGGCTGCGTCTACATCGACCCGCCGGAGAAGCCGGGCGCCGACGCGGAGATCTCGTGGTGGGTGGTGGACGAGTGCGTGGGCACCGAGCTCGAGGCTGCGCTCGACGAGCTCGTCCCGCGCTGGATCGCCGCGGACTGGCCGCTCGAGCGCCCGCGCTACGTGGGCCGTGACCTCACGTGGGCCGAGTGGCTGGCGCTGCCTGACCTGCCGCGCTGA